A window of the Ostrea edulis chromosome 1, xbOstEdul1.1, whole genome shotgun sequence genome harbors these coding sequences:
- the LOC130048389 gene encoding uncharacterized protein LOC130048389, with protein MDTSTHTDRTIDYDAGDDSIVPETSVHHSSFSSESSSALKAPVPLPELSSSSSSSGTRESPAPTRTEEPFSLEKASALKGPAASSTDESTSSLSSSFSSKSEPSTDATRRASSSSSSSSESETEPESEDTRNRSYGLLVGPYRIITLPKPQREEEPHQSPLRSSHQSPLRLPLQSPLRSPHQLPLRSPHQSPLRSPPGTGATMTQSAFSESPSLFSSECEPEPESAAAQTSSELEHSPRRPRCRQRQQRNPVRVRPLCRCTHCSTLVVNLPRHWRHVHHKEPPAKPITVKSRAGHRYRECPVEGCHKAVARLAQHLSVVHKIPAGTMRKELVKQGRTFQELHTGGGQPQIWPPLDPIRAVTQGRKTRLEKMMRRPSSSSAFSSSSSSSDDSPERRRPPPGGAEKRKSGDWLSHSRHPKRRRLTYTTSPEKTTADSALRERHTDSSGELGQARTLESSSSPAQSPEVPSDVTGFMTVPLL; from the exons ATGGACACATCTACCCACACCGACCGAACCATAGACTATGATGCTGGCGATGACTCTATTGTTCCGGAAACATCCGTACACCACTCGTCTTTCTCTTCGGAGTCCTCCTCTGCCTTAAAGGCGCCGGTACCACTCCCAGAGTTGTCATCGTCGTCTTCCTCCTCCGGCACTCGCGAGTCGCCGGCCCCGACTCGTACAGAAGAACCTTTCTCTTTGGAGAAAGCCTCGGCATTGAAGGGTCCTGCCGCATCATCCACAGACGAATCCACGTCTTCCCTCTCCTCCTCCTTCTCCTCGAAGAGTGAACCCTCGACGGACGCCACCAGAAGAGCCTCTTCGtcttcttcctcctcctccGAGTCGGAGACGGAGCCCGAGTCCGAGGATACCAGGAACCGCTCGTATGGCCTGCTGGTCGGTCCTTACCGCATTATAACCCTTCCCAAACCACAACGTGAAGAAGAGCCACACCAGTCGCCACTCCGGTCGTCACACCAGTCACCACTCCGGTTGCCATTACAGTCGCCACTCCGGTCACCACACCAGTTGCCACTCCGGTCGCCACACCAGTCGCCACTCCGGTCGCCGCCCGGGACCGGCGCCACAATGACACAGTCTGCCTTTTCGGAGTCCCCCTCCCTCTTCTCGTCGGAGTGCGAGCCCGAACCAGAGTCCGCGGCTGCGCAGACCTCGTCGGAGCTGGAGCACAGCCCGCGCCGACCGAGATGCAGACAGCGCCAGCAGAGGAACCCCGTGCGGGTGAGACCCCTTTGCCGCTGCACCCACTGCAGCACCTTAGTCGTGAACTTGCCGCGTCATTGGCGGCACGTTCACCACAAGGAACCACCAGCCAAGCCCATCACCGTCAAGAGTCGTGCGGGACACCGGTACAGGGAGTGCCCCGTGGAAGGGTGCCACAAGGCTGTGGCACGCCTCGCTCAACACTTGTCGGTCGTCCACAAAATACCGGCCGGAACCATGCGGAAGGAATTGGTCAAGCAGGGCAGGACCTTCCAAGAACTCCACACGGGAGGAGGACAACCACAGATATGGCCGCCCCTCGATCCCATCAGAGCCGTTACTCAGGGCAG GAAAACCAGACTGGAGAAGATGATGCGGCGGCCCTCGTCGTCCTCCGCCTTCTCATCTTCGTCGTCGTCGTCGGACGACTCCCCTGAGCGCCGCCGGCCTCCACCAGGTGGGGCTGAGAAGAGGAAGAGTGGTGATTGGCTTTCGCATTCCAGGCACCCCAAGAGACGGAGGCTGACCTACACCACGTCGCCAGAGAAGACAAC CGCCGACTCTGCACTTCGTGAGCGACATACAGACTCATCCGGCGAGCTTGGACAGGCCCGTACCCTGGAAAGCAGCAGCAGCCCAGCCCAGTCCCCGGAAGTCCCGTCCGATGTCACCGGCTTCATGACAG TGCCCCTACTCTGA